A window of the Vibrio fluvialis genome harbors these coding sequences:
- a CDS encoding substrate-binding domain-containing protein, whose translation MATIKDVAKAAGVSVATVSRVINKSPKASQASIDSVTKAMQELGYRPNAAARALVSQSTNTMGVLVSDVSDPFFGTLVKAVDTVARQNGKHLLVGNGYHKEEDERRSIELLINNRCDALVIHSKALSDEELIAFAKEAKGMVVINRHIPGMEDRCISLDNHKGAFLATEFLIRQGHKKIACIASSHSIADANERVTGYLDALTANHLDLPETYIEYGEPSSEGGEQAMLYLLTKGIDITAIVAYNDNMAAGALSVMEENGIESPGQISIVGFDDGLIARYVKPRLTTVRYPIQMMAENAAQLALQLAKDESLVDDSPKRYSPTMVKRDSVKSLND comes from the coding sequence ATGGCTACCATTAAGGATGTCGCGAAAGCGGCTGGTGTATCCGTTGCTACCGTTTCCCGTGTCATCAATAAATCGCCGAAAGCCAGTCAGGCGTCAATTGATTCCGTGACCAAGGCGATGCAAGAACTGGGTTATCGCCCCAATGCTGCTGCGCGAGCACTGGTTAGCCAAAGCACCAATACGATGGGCGTGCTGGTTTCTGATGTGTCAGACCCATTTTTCGGCACCTTAGTCAAAGCCGTCGATACTGTCGCTCGTCAGAATGGTAAACATCTGTTGGTGGGTAACGGTTATCACAAGGAAGAGGATGAACGCCGCTCGATTGAGCTGCTGATCAATAACCGTTGTGATGCACTGGTGATTCATTCCAAAGCCTTGTCGGATGAAGAGCTGATTGCGTTCGCCAAAGAGGCGAAAGGGATGGTAGTGATCAACCGTCACATTCCTGGCATGGAAGATCGCTGTATTTCCCTCGACAACCATAAAGGGGCGTTTCTCGCGACCGAGTTTCTGATTCGTCAGGGCCATAAGAAAATTGCCTGCATCGCGTCCAGTCACTCGATTGCCGATGCCAATGAACGGGTTACTGGTTATCTGGATGCGCTCACAGCCAATCATCTCGATTTACCTGAGACCTACATCGAGTACGGTGAACCGAGCAGTGAAGGCGGAGAACAAGCCATGCTGTACCTGTTGACCAAAGGTATCGATATCACAGCGATCGTCGCTTACAACGACAACATGGCCGCTGGCGCCCTATCGGTCATGGAAGAAAACGGCATCGAATCGCCAGGGCAGATTTCGATTGTCGGTTTCGATGACGGCTTGATTGCCCGCTACGTAAAACCGCGCCTGACCACCGTGCGTTACCCGATTCAGATGATGGCGGAAAATGCCGCTCAATTAGCGCTGCAACTGGCCAAAGATGAAAGCCTGGTCGATGACAGTCCGAAACGCTATTCGCCAACCATGGTAAAACGCGACTCGGTTAAATCACTCAACGACTAA
- the galE gene encoding UDP-glucose 4-epimerase GalE, producing the protein MDVLITGGMGYIGSHTCVQMIAAGMTPIMVDNLCNAKAEVLNRIEALTGVRPAFYQGDIRDEAFLDSVFAKHDVQAVIHFAGLKAVGESVSKPIEYYDNNVNGTLVLVRSMRKAGVKSLVFSSSATVYGDPQIVPITETSPTGATTNPYGRSKYMVEQCLADLVVAEPEWSITLLRYFNPVGAHPSGTMGEDPQGIPNNLMPFIAQVAVGRREKLAVFGNDYATPDGTGIRDYIHVMDLADGHIAALQAVGTQAGLHIYNLGTGKGSSVLDMVNAFSQACGKAVPYEICPRRPGDIAECWASTEKAQRELGWQAKLSLADMTADTWRWQSNNPQGYDV; encoded by the coding sequence GTGGACGTTCTAATCACTGGCGGTATGGGCTACATCGGCAGCCACACATGTGTGCAGATGATTGCGGCGGGGATGACCCCAATCATGGTCGATAACTTGTGCAATGCAAAAGCAGAAGTATTGAATCGAATTGAAGCCTTAACGGGGGTGCGCCCGGCATTTTATCAGGGTGATATTCGTGATGAAGCGTTCCTGGATTCCGTCTTTGCCAAGCACGACGTACAAGCCGTGATTCACTTTGCCGGCCTCAAAGCGGTGGGGGAGTCAGTCAGCAAGCCGATTGAGTACTACGACAACAACGTCAACGGCACGTTAGTTCTGGTGCGCAGCATGCGCAAAGCGGGCGTGAAAAGTCTGGTGTTCAGTTCGTCGGCGACCGTTTATGGCGACCCACAAATTGTACCTATCACCGAAACTTCTCCAACAGGCGCGACCACCAACCCGTATGGCCGCAGCAAGTACATGGTGGAGCAGTGCTTGGCAGATTTAGTGGTTGCTGAACCCGAGTGGAGCATCACTCTGCTGCGTTACTTTAATCCGGTTGGCGCGCATCCGTCAGGCACCATGGGGGAAGACCCCCAAGGCATTCCGAATAACCTGATGCCGTTTATTGCTCAGGTTGCCGTGGGGCGTCGTGAAAAACTGGCGGTGTTTGGCAATGATTACGCGACACCGGATGGCACTGGCATTCGCGACTATATTCATGTGATGGATCTGGCCGATGGTCACATCGCCGCGTTGCAGGCGGTCGGCACACAAGCCGGTCTGCATATTTATAACCTGGGTACGGGTAAAGGCTCCAGCGTACTGGATATGGTCAATGCCTTCAGCCAGGCGTGTGGCAAGGCGGTGCCTTATGAAATTTGTCCGCGTCGTCCGGGCGATATTGCCGAGTGTTGGGCCAGTACTGAAAAGGCGCAGCGTGAACTGGGCTGGCAGGCGAAACTGAGCTTGGCAGACATGACGGCGGATACCTGGCGCTGGCAATCAAATAATCCTCAGGGATACGACGTTTAA
- the dapE gene encoding succinyl-diaminopimelate desuccinylase: MTDSPVLALAKDLISRQSVTPVDAGCQDLMIERLKALGFEIEMMVFEDTTNFWARRGTQAPLFAFAGHTDVVPAGPLAQWHTPPFEPTVIDGHLHGRGAADMKGSLACMVVAVERFIAEHPDHTGSIAFLITSDEEGPFINGTTRVVDTLMARDEKIDMCVVGEPSSTHAVGDVVKNGRRGSITGDLTVKGVQGHVAYPHLANNPVHQALPALAELAATTWDEGNEYFPPTSFQIPNLQAGTGASNVIPGEFHVQFNFRFSTELTDDEIKRRVHSTLDAHGLEYDLKWTLSGHPFLTDTGALLDAVVKAVGEVNHQEPQLLTTGGTSDGRFIAQMGAQVVELGPVNATIHKVNECVNIADLEKLTDMYQKTLENLLAK, from the coding sequence ATGACAGACAGCCCTGTACTGGCTCTCGCAAAAGATTTAATCAGCCGCCAATCAGTGACGCCGGTCGACGCCGGTTGCCAGGACTTGATGATTGAGCGTCTTAAAGCACTCGGATTTGAAATCGAAATGATGGTGTTTGAAGACACCACCAACTTCTGGGCCCGCCGTGGCACGCAAGCACCGCTGTTTGCGTTTGCTGGTCACACAGACGTGGTTCCGGCTGGCCCTCTGGCTCAGTGGCACACTCCACCGTTTGAGCCAACCGTGATTGATGGTCATCTGCATGGCCGCGGCGCTGCGGACATGAAAGGCTCACTGGCATGCATGGTGGTGGCCGTGGAACGTTTTATCGCTGAGCATCCGGATCATACTGGCTCGATTGCGTTTCTGATTACCTCGGATGAAGAAGGCCCGTTCATCAACGGTACCACGCGTGTGGTGGATACCCTGATGGCCCGCGATGAGAAAATCGATATGTGTGTGGTGGGGGAACCTTCAAGCACACATGCCGTTGGCGATGTGGTCAAGAACGGCCGCCGTGGCTCCATCACGGGCGATCTGACCGTAAAAGGCGTGCAAGGTCACGTGGCTTACCCGCATCTGGCCAACAACCCGGTTCATCAAGCACTACCTGCATTGGCAGAGCTGGCCGCAACCACCTGGGATGAAGGCAACGAATACTTCCCGCCAACCAGTTTCCAGATCCCGAATCTGCAGGCCGGCACTGGCGCGTCAAACGTGATTCCGGGCGAGTTTCATGTGCAGTTTAACTTCCGTTTCAGTACCGAGCTGACCGATGACGAAATCAAACGTCGCGTACACTCAACACTGGATGCGCACGGCCTGGAATACGACCTCAAATGGACGCTGAGCGGTCACCCGTTCCTGACCGACACTGGCGCGCTGCTCGATGCGGTGGTAAAAGCGGTGGGTGAAGTGAATCATCAGGAACCACAACTGCTAACGACAGGTGGAACGTCTGACGGCCGCTTTATCGCGCAAATGGGAGCGCAGGTGGTTGAACTGGGTCCGGTAAACGCCACCATTCACAAAGTGAACGAGTGCGTCAACATTGCCGATCTGGAAAAACTGACCGACATGTATCAAAAAACTCTGGAGAATCTACTCGCCAAATGA
- the galK gene encoding galactokinase, translating into MSELIQNVIRSFEHVLGFAPSHVIQAPGRVNLIGEHTDYNDGFVLPCAINYQTVVAASKRDDNRVRIIAVDYANAQDEFALDAPIEFQAEKMWANYIRGVVKFLLERGYALGGADIAVSGNVPQGAGLSSSAALEVVIGQTFKELFALDISQAEVALNGQQAENQFVGCNCGIMDQLISAEGRENHALLIDCRSLETQAVSMPEDMAIVIINSNKQRGLVDSEYNTRRQQCEEAACIFGVKALRDVTIEEFTRRQGELSEVVAKRARHIITENDRTLAAADALRANDMATMGQLMAASHASMRDDFEITVKEVDTLVEIVKAVIGEQGGVRMTGGGFGGCVVALVPPALVNDVKVAIEQQYQAATGLKETIYVCQAKEGAGLVKEFE; encoded by the coding sequence ATGTCTGAACTGATTCAAAACGTGATTCGCTCTTTCGAACACGTCCTGGGTTTTGCGCCGAGCCATGTTATTCAGGCGCCGGGCCGGGTTAACCTGATTGGTGAGCACACCGATTACAACGACGGTTTTGTGTTGCCATGTGCGATTAACTACCAAACCGTGGTGGCGGCATCCAAGCGTGATGATAACCGCGTACGCATCATTGCGGTCGATTATGCCAATGCGCAGGATGAGTTTGCGCTCGACGCGCCAATTGAATTTCAAGCGGAAAAAATGTGGGCCAACTACATTCGCGGCGTGGTGAAATTTCTGCTTGAACGTGGTTATGCCCTCGGCGGCGCCGACATCGCAGTGAGCGGTAACGTGCCGCAAGGCGCGGGGTTAAGCTCCTCAGCGGCGTTGGAAGTGGTCATCGGTCAGACGTTTAAAGAGCTGTTTGCGCTGGATATCTCGCAAGCCGAGGTGGCACTCAATGGCCAGCAGGCCGAGAACCAGTTCGTCGGCTGCAATTGCGGCATCATGGATCAGCTGATTTCTGCCGAAGGGCGGGAGAATCATGCGCTGCTGATCGACTGCCGCAGTTTGGAGACGCAAGCGGTATCGATGCCGGAAGATATGGCGATTGTGATTATCAACTCCAATAAGCAGCGTGGCCTGGTTGACAGTGAATACAACACCCGTCGCCAGCAGTGCGAAGAAGCGGCGTGTATTTTTGGCGTGAAAGCATTGCGTGATGTAACGATTGAAGAGTTTACGCGTCGTCAGGGTGAGTTGAGCGAAGTGGTGGCTAAGCGCGCGCGTCACATCATTACGGAAAATGATCGCACGTTAGCCGCGGCGGATGCACTGCGTGCCAACGACATGGCAACCATGGGCCAACTGATGGCTGCATCACATGCGTCCATGCGTGATGATTTTGAAATTACCGTCAAAGAGGTCGATACCCTGGTTGAGATTGTCAAAGCCGTGATCGGTGAGCAAGGCGGCGTACGTATGACTGGAGGCGGCTTCGGTGGGTGCGTGGTAGCGCTGGTACCACCTGCGTTGGTCAACGATGTCAAAGTCGCTATCGAGCAGCAATATCAGGCCGCAACTGGCTTGAAAGAAACCATTTATGTGTGTCAGGCCAAAGAAGGTGCTGGCCTGGTAAAAGAATTCGAGTGA
- a CDS encoding UDP-glucose--hexose-1-phosphate uridylyltransferase yields the protein MSTIEFNPVDHPHRRYNPLSGQWVLVSPHRAKRPWSGQDEKPSTAELPSYDHHCFLCPGNTRVSGDVNPAYTGTYVFNNDFAALMTDSPDAPPSRSPLFKIQGVRGLSRVICFSPDHSKTLPELPLAQIRGVIDTWNEQIEALGKEYVWVQAFENKGETMGCSQPHPHGQIWANSFLPNEIERKNQHLKAYFDQQGSNLLVDYVQAELADGSRTVVETEHWLAVVPYWAAWPFETMLLPKTHVRRMSELNDDQRDDLALAIKKLTSRYDNLFQCSFPYSMGWHYAPFFDDGSEIEHWQLHALFYPPLLRSASVRKFMVGYEMLAETQRDLTPEQAAQRLRELSDVHYKEQP from the coding sequence ATGTCGACGATAGAATTCAATCCGGTGGATCACCCACACCGCCGTTATAACCCGTTGAGCGGGCAATGGGTGTTGGTTTCTCCGCATCGCGCGAAACGCCCTTGGAGCGGTCAGGATGAAAAACCGTCAACTGCAGAGCTGCCAAGCTACGATCATCACTGTTTCTTGTGCCCGGGAAATACGCGTGTGTCGGGCGACGTGAACCCGGCTTACACCGGTACGTACGTCTTCAACAATGATTTTGCCGCGCTGATGACAGATTCGCCGGACGCACCGCCATCCCGCAGTCCGTTGTTTAAAATTCAAGGGGTGCGTGGGCTGAGCCGCGTGATCTGCTTTTCACCGGATCACAGCAAAACGCTACCTGAGCTGCCATTGGCGCAGATTCGCGGTGTGATTGATACCTGGAACGAGCAGATTGAAGCACTTGGTAAAGAGTATGTCTGGGTACAAGCATTCGAAAACAAAGGCGAGACGATGGGGTGTTCTCAGCCGCACCCGCATGGCCAGATCTGGGCCAACAGCTTTCTGCCGAATGAAATTGAGCGTAAAAACCAACACCTGAAAGCCTACTTCGATCAGCAGGGCAGCAATCTGCTGGTGGATTATGTGCAAGCGGAATTGGCCGATGGTTCACGTACTGTGGTGGAAACCGAGCACTGGCTGGCAGTGGTCCCATATTGGGCTGCGTGGCCATTTGAAACCATGCTGCTGCCGAAAACCCACGTTCGCCGCATGAGTGAACTGAACGATGATCAGCGCGACGATTTAGCCCTGGCGATAAAAAAACTGACCAGTCGCTATGACAACCTGTTCCAGTGCTCATTCCCGTACTCAATGGGCTGGCATTATGCGCCGTTTTTTGACGACGGCAGTGAGATAGAACACTGGCAGTTACACGCACTGTTCTATCCGCCGCTGCTGCGCAGCGCGAGCGTGCGTAAGTTTATGGTGGGCTATGAAATGCTGGCAGAAACTCAGCGAGATTTAACTCCGGAACAGGCCGCGCAGCGCCTGCGTGAACTGAGCGATGTTCACTACAAAGAACAGCCTTAA
- a CDS encoding winged helix-turn-helix domain-containing protein, protein MELSPVFARRLYLALLVESLERPNVPKLIEKTGWPRRTIQDVLKALPGIGIELMFVQDGRRHNDGYYQLSDWGPFDSQWVLDRRCDIAASLGFSA, encoded by the coding sequence ATGGAATTGAGTCCTGTTTTTGCAAGGCGCCTTTATTTAGCCTTGCTTGTTGAAAGTCTGGAACGGCCTAATGTTCCGAAGTTAATCGAGAAAACGGGGTGGCCTCGTCGTACTATTCAGGACGTACTTAAAGCCCTGCCGGGGATCGGCATTGAACTGATGTTCGTTCAGGACGGTCGGCGCCACAATGACGGCTATTATCAGTTGTCAGATTGGGGGCCCTTTGACAGTCAATGGGTTCTGGATCGCAGATGTGATATCGCCGCGAGTTTAGGATTTAGTGCATAA
- a CDS encoding M15 family metallopeptidase — translation MTPEQLTGQTASHLVEVMVGQKAFLVHPQVSADLLSLKQAADEAGFVFNIASGFRPFERQLAIWNRKMSGDTAILDVNSQPLDTSHWSEADKVHAILRWSALPGGSRHHWGTDFDVFDRSALPPGETLQLEPWEYLEAHQRPFYQWLKTNLARFGFFFPYREKGSGVAFEPWHISHRIVSEQCLQALTLPVLAQQLASAPILGKQCVQQDLGQIYTQYITQISRGESV, via the coding sequence ATGACACCTGAGCAGCTGACCGGACAAACCGCGTCGCACCTTGTTGAAGTGATGGTGGGCCAGAAGGCATTTCTGGTTCATCCGCAAGTCAGCGCGGATCTGCTGTCTCTGAAACAGGCGGCGGATGAGGCGGGTTTTGTGTTCAACATTGCCAGTGGTTTTCGTCCGTTTGAACGCCAACTGGCGATTTGGAACCGAAAAATGTCGGGGGATACCGCCATTTTGGACGTCAACAGTCAGCCGCTCGACACTAGCCACTGGTCTGAAGCCGACAAAGTGCACGCCATTTTGCGCTGGTCTGCCCTGCCCGGTGGCAGCCGTCATCATTGGGGGACTGATTTTGATGTGTTCGATCGCAGTGCTCTGCCCCCGGGCGAAACATTGCAGCTCGAACCCTGGGAATATCTCGAGGCGCATCAGCGTCCGTTTTATCAATGGTTGAAGACTAACCTCGCCCGCTTCGGCTTCTTCTTTCCGTATCGGGAGAAAGGCTCAGGGGTGGCATTTGAACCATGGCACATCAGTCATCGCATCGTCAGTGAACAGTGTCTCCAAGCGCTGACACTGCCGGTATTGGCACAGCAATTGGCGTCAGCCCCCATTTTAGGCAAGCAGTGCGTGCAACAAGACCTTGGTCAGATCTACACTCAGTACATCACTCAGATCAGCCGAGGTGAAAGTGTATGA
- a CDS encoding ArsC family reductase, with protein MTITMYGIPNCDTIKKARKWLEAQGVNYQFHDYRKDGIDAALVSEFCQALGWENVLNKRGTTFRQLSQEQKDTLNADTAIALLVEQPAMIKRPLLRVDGDLHLGFKAEQYASLFS; from the coding sequence ATGACCATCACGATGTACGGTATCCCCAACTGCGACACGATAAAAAAAGCGCGCAAATGGCTGGAAGCACAAGGCGTTAATTACCAGTTTCACGACTACCGCAAAGACGGTATCGATGCAGCGCTGGTGAGTGAGTTTTGTCAGGCTCTGGGCTGGGAAAATGTGCTCAACAAACGTGGCACCACTTTTCGCCAACTGAGCCAAGAGCAGAAAGACACCCTCAACGCTGACACCGCCATCGCCCTGCTGGTTGAACAACCTGCGATGATCAAACGCCCGCTGCTGCGCGTTGATGGTGATCTTCATCTAGGCTTCAAAGCCGAGCAATACGCTTCTCTTTTCTCTTAA